Sequence from the Halobaculum rubrum genome:
CCGAGGAGGCGCTCGTGGCGCTGGAGCTGGAGATGTCCGTGTTCAACGTCGAGCGGGAGGAACACGCCGCGCGGATCGCCCGCAAGGAGATCGGGCAACGGCTTCACGATATCCCGCTCGAGATCGTCAGCGTCGAGCCGCTCGCGGACGGCGACGACCTCGGCGACGATGGGGAGGACCACGACGGCGGAAGCGACGACCGTGATGAAACTGACCGTGACGCCGGCGGCGACGGCGAAGCGGACAGCTCGGCGGTCGGCGACGGGAACCGTTCGTCCGAGAGCCCGCCGGACACGGGCGATGACGACGAACTGCTGCCGGAGTTCGAGGAGATGGTCGAAGACGAGCGGTAGGTTCCCCCACGCGCCGCTCACGGTCGGTGTGGTCCGGCAGTCGCGAGGCCGACGCCGTCGCTGTGGGGCGTCGGTCGCTACGGGGGAGTAACTTCCGTGATTCAGTCGGCGCGAGGCGCGACGGGCTCGGTCGTCTCCTCCTCGGCGGACGACGTGATCCCGGACGCCAGCTTGAACACGGCAGCCTTGTGGTCCGTCTTGGATCGGTGAATCGACGTCGGTTTGACGCCGAGTTCCTTGTATTCGGTCAGGTCGATGTCTGTGCCCCACTCGTCGTACTCGCTGCGTACCTCGCTGAGAAGGCCGTGCAGGTGAATGAGCTCCTGCTTTTTCATGGACGAATTCGCGTTGCGACCCAAGGGTTAAAGACTTATCTTGAGGTTCGTTAGCACGATCCCCGGCGGATTTAGGTAGGCGGAGTAAACCGGTCGGATA
This genomic interval carries:
- a CDS encoding DUF555 domain-containing protein, coding for MDCRVVVEAAVPVYDVETTDEAVRIAISKTGEMLNPDLNYVEISMGTRTSPEGEQLPPAFVAAEEALVALELEMSVFNVEREEHAARIARKEIGQRLHDIPLEIVSVEPLADGDDLGDDGEDHDGGSDDRDETDRDAGGDGEADSSAVGDGNRSSESPPDTGDDDELLPEFEEMVEDER
- a CDS encoding UPF0058 family protein, with the protein product MKKQELIHLHGLLSEVRSEYDEWGTDIDLTEYKELGVKPTSIHRSKTDHKAAVFKLASGITSSAEEETTEPVAPRAD